From Arachis stenosperma cultivar V10309 chromosome 2, arast.V10309.gnm1.PFL2, whole genome shotgun sequence, one genomic window encodes:
- the LOC130958344 gene encoding probable caffeine synthase MTL2 gives MATTTSKFIHANGGVGETSYANNSSHQNKLISKVKPMLEQSLRSLYSSSVPSCLKVADLGCSSGPNALKLVSDIIDIVDSISCNLDNHDNKPLGFQFFLNDQFQNDFNNIFQSLPHFYERIKEEKGERLDSCFVNATPGSFYGRLFPNNSIHFFNSSTSLHWLSQAPKGLAKGTGLVNKGNIYITSTSPPEVYQAYLDQFRHDFSTFLRSRAKELVQGGGMFLLFLGRDQSSEIVTPYGILGSALNDMVSEGLIEEEKLDSINMPRYGATPDEVKQVIESEGSFTLQKLEAINTPWDEGLNKNNDNDDTNMSADFIAKYVRATCEPLMKAEFGEGIIDELFVRYRKKLVMKLEQEKLEYTNLVMFMTKK, from the exons ATGGCAACAACCACAAGCAAGTTCATTCACGCTAATGGTGGAGTTGGAGAAACAAGCTATGCTAACAACTCCTCACATCAG AATAAGCTAATATCCAAAGTGAAACCTATGCTGGAACAAAGTTTAAGGAGTCTCTATAGCAGCTCTGTACCAAGTTGTCTGAAAGTGGCAGATTTAGGGTGTTCTTCAGGTCCTAATGCACTCAAATTAGTGTCTGATATCATTGATATTGTAGATTCCATAAGCTGCAACCTTGATAATCATGATAACAAGCCACTTGGATTCCAGTTTTTCCTGAATGATCAATTTCAGAACGATTTCAACAACATATTTCAGTCACTGCCTCATTTCTATGAGAGGATAAAGGAAGAAAAGGGAGAGAGACTCGATTCGTGTTTCGTGAATGCAACGCCGGGGAGCTTTTATGGGAGGCTCTTCCCTAACAATTCCATTCACTTCTTTAATTCTTCCACAAGTCTGCATTGGCTCTCTCAG GCCCCGAAGGGATTGGCTAAGGGAACCGGATTGGTTAATAAGGGAAACATTTACATAACAAGTACAAGTCCACCAGAGGTGTACCAAGCATATCTTGATCAGTTTCGACATGATTTCAGTACATTTCTAAGATCTCGTGCAAAGGAATTAGTGCAGGGTGGTGGTATGTTTCTGTTGTTTCTTGGCAGAGATCAAAGTTCTGAAATAGTAACTCCTTATGGAATTCTTGGTTCAGCACTCAATGACATGGTTTCAGAG GGtttgattgaagaagaaaaattggaCTCAATTAACATGCCAAGATATGGTGCTACACCAGATGAGGTGAAACAAGTGATTGAGTCAGAAGGGTCTTTTACTCTTCAGAAGCTTGAAGCTATCAATACCCCTTGGGATGAGGGTTTGAACAAGAACAATGACAATGATGATACAAATATGAGTGCTGATTTCATAGCCAAATATGTAAGAGCTACTTGTGAACCGTTGATGAAGGCAGAGTTTGGTGAAGGAATCATTGATGAGTTATTTGTTAGATATAGAAAGAAGCTTGTGATGAAGTTGGAACAAGAGAAGTTAGAGTACACTAATTTGGTCATGTTCATGACTAAGAAATGA